The nucleotide window AGCACCATTTTCTTCATCCCTAGAAATGCAATACTCAGCAGAGTCGGTACAGCCGTGGCTCTGAGCTGTCTGCAGCACTCCTTTTATACGTCCCTCTTGACATCCCCCCTGCCTCCAGCCCAAATAACAGGCATATCTTTGTTCAGCTGGGGACTCTACGCCAATGCCACTGAGCAGATTCTTCTATCGCGCTACGATGCCGACGATGTACTCACGATGAATGAAAAGCAGTCTGGCCGCCATTTAAGCACTGTCGCCCATTTCCTTCGTGCTGTGAACATGTATTTTAACCTACGGCGTGTTGGCTTACGAGGGGAGGTTTCGATGAAGCACCGAGTCCCGACAAATTCTGTGAGGTTTGTTACAACGAGGATTGTTCAATGTCTTTGCTGTTATCTCATCTTGGATGCTATCTTTCTCGCGCCGCGTCCGGAGAAGCACTTGATCACGAGAGAAAAGCAGTCACTGTTCAACCTAACGAGCCTAACTCGGGAAGACATAATCTTTCGCTTTGCTAGTTCCGCCGGGAATTGGGTCATTGGCTATGTGTCGGTACGATTAGCCCATAATTTCGTGGCTGCGGTATCTGTTGTGCTTGGTTTGTGCAAGCCAGAGGATTGGCCGCACCTCAACGGGCCAATAAGTTCATGGTCCACTGTTCGCACATTCTGGGGGTAAGTGATGCTCTCAAAAGCCCTGttagtagctatactaaATAACATCCAGAACGTTTTGGCATCGGCTCTTCCGCAAGGCTCTAGTTGGCTGGGGAGACTTCATTCCGGATAAAGTTCTCCAGCTCCGTCGCGGCACGCTGCTGTCACGTTATACACGCCTGACATTAGCATTCTTCGCTTCGGGACTTATGCACCGCTGCGTACATTACTTCTACCGTTTGGAGGCCGGAGAGCGGTATGAAATGGAGACATATTTCATTCTACAGCCGCTGGCTATTATGCTTGAGGACGCGGTGCAAGCTGTAGCCGTTGATATTCCCCTCCCAAGGCCATTACGCTGGATAATTGGGTTTACCTGGTTCTGCATATTCACCACGTGGGTGTCGCCGTCATTCCTTTATCCTACTATGCGAGTAGCAGATCCGGGGCAGTTGCTTCCATTTTCAGTCATAGGTCATCTTATGAAGTATTAATAGACATATCCTGTCAGATACGAGTTTCATTACCTGTCAGAGCGGCTGTGTCAAGCTGGGAGAACCAAAAGGCACAACCATGTAATTACTGTTTCGCTGCTTCAATCGGAGACATTTCAGTTTAGGAAGTTCATTACAGCTAAATATACAGTTGATAAGCCAATCGCACTTTTACGAGGCCAGGATAATCCAAAAGCCAAGAGAAAGAACTGGATCCTCCTTATGGATTTCGTTCTGCAACCAATTGGAGACAAGGACTCCGGGGCAGTGAGAAATCAAGTACTAAGCGCTTAGGCTTTGGCAGAGGATCTCGCCTTATGTGATCCCATGGGTGAAGATGTTCTCAGTAAGCTCATTGTCCGATTTGGTTATAAGTCTATATCAGCCTCGAGCGCCGCGCCGAATCGATCAACAAAAGGAGAATAGGGAAATGTTATAAAATGTAGTAGAGAGACGCTCGAGAAAGGAACTCCATTCTCCTCACCATTCACAACTATTGGATCAATATTCAAACTCGCAAGCACCACAGCATCTTCCTCAAACAGCAATTACTAGCAATTTATTCTATCCTAAGCTTCATATACTCCAGATGGTTGCCTTCAAcactcttctcatcttcgcCTCATCCCTGGTCCCTCTAGCCACTGGCGCTGCCCTTCCCACTCATGAAGACTCCCCCTCACCAGATGTCAAAACCAAGACAAGTCGTGGGACGACTACCACCGCCAAAACGGGGCCTTCGCAAGGCAAGGCCTCTGCCTCTTCTACCTCGACCCTTCTCCCCGCGACGGCGCTTGGGCCTGCGGCGTCTATTGCAAAAACGACCGCACCAAGATCTGCACCACCGTGCACACCAGCAAATTCACAAGCGACATGCTAGGCGCAAACCCCGACGGTGAACGCTACGCCATCGGGGAATGTCAATGTGACACCTCAGCCGCGGATCTTCTCGCTGCAGCTACTGTTAATTTCACGGCCTGAAATCTTATTAGGTGTGAGATTATGAATGTTATGAAGGAGGCTGTTTTTGCGAGCACGTATGCTATTCCTGGTGTTGGGCCTGTTGCTACTGCTGCTAGGACTGTTGCGAAGGGTGTGAAGTTGGCGTCTAAGACCCAGTGTGGTAAGGATTTGTGGACggatgctgtcaaggagtCTTGTAACTTTCGTCGGGATGATGACTTGCTGAACAAGGGTTTTGGCATCTTTGAGGCAGCGCCTGACGAGTTCTAGGAAGTTTTGACGGTGGTTTCTCTTGGCTGGGAGATGTTTTGTCCATATATGTCTTTGGATTTGGCTCGAGATCGGGGAAGGTAGCATATAGAATGTTTGTGACTTGGTATATAGATTATGATAGAATGTAGACTTTCCTCTGTTTTGCAGAAGTTCGAGTCTATTGGTAATTGGCTCATCTGCTCCAGTCGGCTGCAGACTCGTTGGCTTGAAATAAGGAATGGCAGTGCTTGCCACAGCCGTCTAAGGAAACGTGAATAGCCTGTAGCATAAATCCAGTGCGAACATAAACATGCATTAGTGGTTGGCATAAAAACCGAGCACGTGAGACACTGACGATAGCATCAAGTCTCGCTTGTCAGGCCTCATTTAACACCTGTCACCCAGGAAACAAATCACAACTTGGGCCACCAACCACATACGACATCATGTCTAAGGCATCTGAGGCCAGCGCATGGCCTGGAGCTCCTCCTGTCGCTGAGGACGGCTTCGCATTCGCCGACGGTGTATTTTTCGCCCATTCTCTGGCCAGAACCGTCATCGGCGCACCACAGCAACCGAACTTAAGAAGCATTTCACGTCTGGCAACGACAAAAATCACCCCGCGCACTGGTTTGAGGCCCAACTCATTCAATATGGCCTCCCGCCATCCAAGACGAAGTCTGTCGCGCGCATGCGCTTGTTTGACGCTGTCAATGCAGGTAACCTCAAAGTGCCAGTCAAAGTGAGCAAACGCGAGACCAAATTGAAGAAGGAATGGACAAAGAACGATCGCGAGGCGAAGAAGGGTGCGACGAGCAAACCTGTTGGGCAAGCAACGTCCGTGAAGATTGAGACGAAGAAACCGACTGCAGCGGGCGCCAAAAGAAAGGCAAACGATGACGAAGGTAACGCGACAGCCAAAAAGCCAAAGACCGTTGCACCCAAGACTGTAACACCAAAGGCAAAAGCACCAGCGAAGACACCAGCTAAAGCACCCGCTAAAAATACGGCAACGACAGCGACAAAGGCCCCTGAAACGGGCCCCCGCACCGACACCAGCTCGAAAGCTACAGACTGCGCGCTGCATCAGAGGCAGTGCATCTCAATCCACTGGCAGAGGCGCAAGCACTGCTGCAACAGAGCCAGTATAACCACGAACTAAACTAAACAGACTGCACCCCGAGGAAACGGATCGCGAAGGTCAACTGGCCAAGGCCGACAGACACCAAGAGACCCTTCTCCCGCTCCCAGATTCGCAAAGCCTCAGACTGCTCGACGCGACGGCTCTTTTGCTGCCCGGGGTCGAATACCCGCTCCGTCCGACTACGGCGATGCTCCACCCCCATACTCGGAATTTCCATATCAAGATTACTCCTCGGATGAGGACAACGGCAGCGATGACGTCGACGAGGTCAGCATCGCACTCTTGGGTATCTTGAACGGTGACTACGAAGTAGAATCGCGCGATGTGACCAAACAATGGGATTTTGACCCTGACGAGTTCCAATTGACCCTCACAATTTCTGGCAATCGACTCTGGGGGAGATTCAATCTCGGCGTCTACGAAGGCGTACTCCTCAATGAAGAACGACCCATGCGCTCATCTCATGATCGCGTGTGGTTCAAATGGCGGGGTCGTGAAGACCAGGGACCTGTAATTTACGGGGATCGCAACCAAGGTTGGATGGAGTTTCTTGGCGACGGTCGCATTGAGGGTTGGTTGGACCATCAGTCTCTCTCGTTCCAGGCTCGTCGACTGCCTGGGCAAGGAACGCGCAGTAGCATTGATGCTCGCACTCTGCAGGATGAATGGAACGGGTATTCATATCGTTTGTACGAAGAGGAGAATCGGGCGCGGTGGCGATGAGCTTGATTCGTTCCCGCGGGTGAGAGGGACAGAAATGGTTACATGTGACGCCGATCACTGAAGATTTTgagatgttggagttgaGACTTTTGCATAGAATATTGCGGTGTTTTAAGTATTGTCGGAGGAGAAACTGGATATAATAAGTGCCCatgttaataaaaaaaaaactaaaaaactTTTAATACACCGCTGCTATTTATCGCACTGGACTGGTCAAAGCACACGGCATTGTCCGAATGTTAGTGAAAGGCCTCACTGTGAGACGGCCAAGCGGAGCAACACGGGAAGGACAAGGATCACTCGCAGCGCCCAGCTTTTCTCAACTTTGGGGGTTTTAAAAACAAGAATTTTCccattttcttttctcgccCTGTGCCTCCAAACATCGTTCCCTCTTTTAAATCCCCTCAGCCCGGCCAGAAAATGCATCATGAGTGCAATCCGAGGCTTTCTCAACGCCTTCAAGGCCCGCAACCCCCCAATCACCGGGATAATCAACCTTAAACCCCTCAGCGACTCCAACGCCCGCGTGGGGAGAGCTTTTCTCGAGCGCTGCAACCCCTTTAGAGACATCCCCAAAGACGCAAGGCTTGAGAACACACTATGCGAAGTACGATACATCGATCGTGTTCTCCGCGACACTCTTGTTCCTACGTCGCTGCCGGGTGATGATTATCATTTTTGCTCGAAATTGCTGCGCAGTTTGGAAACGAGACGTGATTTAACGTGGTTGGTTCTTAGGGAGACGGATATAAAGGATACGATTGGTGCTATTGCGAGGAGAGGTGGGCGAAGGGCGCCTATTCCCGATGAACCTCACAATATTCATAATCGCGCGAAAGCTCTT belongs to Fusarium musae strain F31 chromosome 9, whole genome shotgun sequence and includes:
- a CDS encoding hypothetical protein (EggNog:ENOG41), which gives rise to MVAFNTLLIFASSLVPLATGAALPTHEDSPSPDVKTKTSRGTTTTAKTGPSQGKASASSTSTLLPATALGPAASIAKTTAPRSAPPCEIMNVMKEAVFASTYAIPGVGPVATAARTVAKGVKLASKTQCGKDLWTDAVKESCNFRRDDDLLNKGFGIFEAAPDEF
- a CDS encoding hypothetical protein (EggNog:ENOG41) — translated: MSKASEASAWPGAPPVAEDGFAFADATELKKHFTSGNDKNHPAHWFEAQLIQYGLPPSKTKSVARMRLFDAVNAGNLKVPVKVSKRETKLKKEWTKNDREAKKGATSKPVGQATSVKIETKKPTAAGAKRKANDDEGNATAKKPKTVAPKTTAPRGNGSRRSTGQGRQTPRDPSPAPRFAKPQTARRDGSFAARGRIPAPSDYGDAPPPYSEFPYQDYSSDEDNGSDDVDEVSIALLGILNGDYEVESRDVTKQWDFDPDEFQLTLTISGNRLWGRFNLGVYEGVLLNEERPMRSSHDRVWFKWRGREDQGPVIYGDRNQGWMEFLGDGRIEGWLDHQSLSFQARRLPGQGTRSSIDARTLQDEWNGYSYRLYEEENRARWR